From the Vicinamibacteria bacterium genome, the window AGCGGCTCGGGCTCGATTGGGTTCCGCTCCGACGAGCTCGGGCAACGCATCCACGGGCACGAATCGAACCCGGTCGCCGGATACGAAGAAGCTCGGCGGATCGGTGTTCAAATCGAAGAGCGTTCGGTGCTCGGCACGACCGAGCAGGTGCCAGCCACCAGGTGTCGGGGACGGATAGATTCCCGTCTGCCCCATCGCAATGGCAACCGACCCCGCGGGAACGCGGGTTCGAGGGGTGGCCCGTCGGGGCAGCGCCAGCTTCGGATCCGTCTCCGCCATGTAGGCGAAGCCCGGGGTGAAGCCGACCATATACACGAGGTACTCCCGCTCGCTGTGAAGTCGAACGACCTCCTTCGCACTGGTCCCAATCGTGCGTGCGACTTCCTCGAGATCTTCGCCGTCATAGACCACGGGCACCTGCTTGGTTCGTGCCCGCGGCAGTCTCGACCCGGTCGCTCTAGTTCCCAGTTTGGCCACGTGCTCACGAATGGCGGCGAACGTGCAACGGCCTGAGTCGTAGAAGACGAGAAGCGATCGATAGGTGGGTACCGCTTCGAGGTAACCGTCGAACGGATCTCGGGCCAGCGCCAGGTCGAGCGCGCGAACCCGCGCATTCAGATCGGCGTCGATCGCGTTTCCAATCTCGATGACTACTGCGCCGTCGCCCGCGGGAAGAAATCGGGGTGTCGGTCGAGGCGTCAATCTTCTAATGCTCAATGCCGTGGCGGGACCCGTAATCGATCGTGCCGCCACGGCTCGGGCTGCTTACGGCGCGGCGAGCGCGCCGGGCTCGCTCCGCTCGCGCAGGGTGAGATGCGTTGTTCATCACCCTGCTAAGAGACCCTTGACGTCGACTCCTGCTCTTTCGAGCGCTTCGCGCACCCGGCGCGAGTTCTCCAGGGCTTTGGGGTTGTCGCCATGCAGGCACAAGGTTTCCGCTTCCAGCGGCACCGTGGTTCCGTCGTGAGCCCGCACGCTTCGATTGGAAGCGATCGAGACTGCCTGTGCGGCGGCACGCTCGGGATCGGTGATGACCGACCCTTCGATGCGACGCGACTGCAAGGTGCCGTCGGGGTTGTAGACCCGATCGGCAAAGGCCTCGCCGGCGTAGCGAAGCCCCGAGGCTTCCGCCGCCTCTCGCATCACCCTCGACGTGGCGAGTCCGACGAATATCAGGTCTCGGCTCACCCTGGCCACGCCCCGTACGATCGCCGACGCCAGCTCCTCGTCCTCGACCGCCTGATTGTAGAGCGCGCCGTGCGGCTTGACGTGGACGAGCGCCACGCCGTGGGCGCGCGCAAATGCGAGAATGGCACCGACCTGGTAGAGGACGTCGGACTCGATTTCTTCGGAATTGACCTGAACCGGACGGCGTCCGAAACCGCGGAGGTCGTGATGACTCGGATGAGCGCCGACCGCCACGCCGTGTCGCGCGGCCGCCGCAATCGTCCGGTCGATGATTTGGGGATCGCCGGCATGAAAGCCACAAGCGACATTGGCCGAAGTCACGATCTCGAAAAGCTCGTCGTAATCGGCTCCGATCCGATAGATACCGAAGCTCTCCCCCACGTCGCAGTTCAGGTCGATTCGCATCGGTCGAATTGTAAACGATTTCGGGTACAATGACGCCGTGGGAAAAGGCGATCGGAGAACCAAGCGCGGCAAGATCTTTCGCGGTTCGACCGGGAAGACTCGCCCCAAAGCCAAAAACAAGAAGAAGAGCAAATCCTCGGTGAGCGAGTAACCGCGGCTGTCGTACCTGTTCACCCAGGATGTGATCCCGGGAATACCTGCGCTCCCAGTCGAAGTCAGCCGGCGCGCAGCTCCTTTGGCAGCAACGCATGATGCTCCCGGATCGTGCTGTCGGTGCTGCACAGCGGCACCCGCCGCGCGAGACTATGCGCTGCGAGCAGTCGATCGAAGGGGTCTCGCGTCCATCCGAGTGAGAGCGCCTGTCGGAATAACGCCGCGAGCGGCGCGTCATCGATCACGAACCGGTCGTCGCTGGCCAGAGCTTCTACAAAGTCAGAGTTTTTGACGCGCAGCCTGCCAACCTCCGATAGAAACTGGATCTCCAGAAGCGATATCGGCGACACTCCCCATGGCCGATAAACACCGATCCACGAAAACTCGGCTACACGATCGGAGCCCAGCACGAGCCAGATGAGGAAATGCGTGTCGAGGATTATGGTCAAGACTCTTTATCGACGAGCTCGACACCGTTCTCGGACCAGCTCCAAGACCAGCGATCCGCGTTGTCGGCTTCCGGAACTTGGAGAAGCTCGCGATAGTTGGGCGTTCGTGGAGACGGCCCCATTTGTTCTTTGTCCTCGCAGAAAACGACGATCCGCCGGCCGCGACGCTCGATGACGACGCGTTCGCCCTGAGCCACCTCATCAAGGAGCTGAAACCAGTTCCTGCGCGCCTCCGATGCCGTAACTCTCTTCACTTGTACAATGTACAATTGGACGGCACAGCCAGTCAACTCCTGGCGAGGCGTTCACAGTTGACAGGCCACCATCGAGAAAAGCCCCGAGCAGCCATCTGTCGACATATCTACGTAGCCGCGCTTCTTTCCTGGATGAGAGAATCGAGCTCCTTCTTCAGGCGCGGCAGGATCTCTTCATAGGAGAAGGCACCCAGCGACTCTTGCCGCCGCTTCAAGTTTACGAAGCGCGGCGCGCACCAGAGTCCGAGGTCGGCATCGTCGGTCTCGCCCGGACCGTTGACCCGGCATCCCATGATCGCGATCGTGATGGCGTGGTCCTTGGCGTAGCGGGTCATCTCCTTGACCTTTCGCGCTAGCTCGACGAAGTCCTCGTTCTCCACCCGCGAGCAGGAGGGACAGGAGATGATATTCAGCCGATCGTCGGGAAACTTCGGCACGGAGCGGAATCGACCCGCCGCGATATCGTCGAGGATTCGTCGGCCCACCTCGACCTCTTCGTGCTTTTTCGGATTGGGCAGAGTGAGCGAGACCCGGATCGTATCTCCGATCCCCTGAGAGAGCAGCTGCTCGAAGGCAATCCGCGTCTTGATGATCCCGTCGGGCGGTAAACCCGCCTCGGTCACGCCGAGATGGAGAGGAACGTCGGGACGGGCCTCGGCGAAACGACGATTGGCGTCGACGACTTTGGCCGGATCGGAGTCCTTCAGCGACACGCAGTATCGGCGGTAGCCGATCCCGTCGAGAATCTCGGCATGTTCGAGCGCGGAAGCGACCATGGCTGAAACGGAGTCTCCGGTGAAGTCGCTGGCCCGTTCGGGGTCGATCGAGCCGCAGTTGACCCCGATTCGCATGGCGCAGTCGAACCGGGAGGCCACGTCGACGAGATAGGCGACCTTGTCACGAACCGGCTTCGAGCGCTCGTGATGGTACAAGTGGCCCGGGTTGTAGCGAATCTTATCCACGTACGGAGCGACCTTTTCCGCCAGGCGATAGTTCTCCTGGAGATCGACCGACAGGTTGGCATCGGTCCGATCGCGAATGGTCTCGAGGGAGGCGGCATCCTTGTCGCTATCGACCGCGATACGAACGAGATCCGCCCCCGCGAGTCGGAGCTGCTCCACCTGCTTCGAAGTCGCCTCGACGTCGGTGGTCCGGGTGGCACACATGCTCTGAACGGCGATCGGATGGCCGCCGCCGATGCTCATGCGTCCGATTCGTACCGCCCGGGTGGGATTCCGCTGCACCACGAACATTCTACCAACTTGCGGCTTTACTCGATGCCGCTTTCCGACATAGCATGTTCACACCGAGAGCTGATCCGCCTATTTGAGCTGGAGGAAGCATGGAGAAGCGCGGCGAAGCCCGTCTTCGGCCGGATGATGCCATCAAGTGCACGATCGAGTGGGACAAGGGTCGGGAAGAGGGACTGATTCACAACATCTCTTCCCGGGGTGCGCTGCTCGAGGCCAAGAGTGATTTTGGAATCAGCCGGATCAAGCTCATTCTCGACTTCGTGGGAGAGAACCTCAGCCTGGATGCCGCGATCCGCTGGCATGCCGTATCGCCCCAAGACGAGACCGATCACTACGGCATCGTCTTTCGCTACCTCGACGACGAAACGCG encodes:
- the pxpB gene encoding 5-oxoprolinase subunit PxpB; this translates as MTPRPTPRFLPAGDGAVVIEIGNAIDADLNARVRALDLALARDPFDGYLEAVPTYRSLLVFYDSGRCTFAAIREHVAKLGTRATGSRLPRARTKQVPVVYDGEDLEEVARTIGTSAKEVVRLHSEREYLVYMVGFTPGFAYMAETDPKLALPRRATPRTRVPAGSVAIAMGQTGIYPSPTPGGWHLLGRAEHRTLFDLNTDPPSFFVSGDRVRFVPVDALPELVGAEPNRARAA
- a CDS encoding 5-oxoprolinase subunit PxpA, coding for MRIDLNCDVGESFGIYRIGADYDELFEIVTSANVACGFHAGDPQIIDRTIAAAARHGVAVGAHPSHHDLRGFGRRPVQVNSEEIESDVLYQVGAILAFARAHGVALVHVKPHGALYNQAVEDEELASAIVRGVARVSRDLIFVGLATSRVMREAAEASGLRYAGEAFADRVYNPDGTLQSRRIEGSVITDPERAAAQAVSIASNRSVRAHDGTTVPLEAETLCLHGDNPKALENSRRVREALERAGVDVKGLLAG
- a CDS encoding 30S ribosomal protein THX, with the translated sequence MGKGDRRTKRGKIFRGSTGKTRPKAKNKKKSKSSVSE
- a CDS encoding PIN domain-containing protein yields the protein MTIILDTHFLIWLVLGSDRVAEFSWIGVYRPWGVSPISLLEIQFLSEVGRLRVKNSDFVEALASDDRFVIDDAPLAALFRQALSLGWTRDPFDRLLAAHSLARRVPLCSTDSTIREHHALLPKELRAG
- a CDS encoding type II toxin-antitoxin system prevent-host-death family antitoxin is translated as MKRVTASEARRNWFQLLDEVAQGERVVIERRGRRIVVFCEDKEQMGPSPRTPNYRELLQVPEADNADRWSWSWSENGVELVDKES
- the ispG gene encoding (E)-4-hydroxy-3-methylbut-2-enyl-diphosphate synthase: MFVVQRNPTRAVRIGRMSIGGGHPIAVQSMCATRTTDVEATSKQVEQLRLAGADLVRIAVDSDKDAASLETIRDRTDANLSVDLQENYRLAEKVAPYVDKIRYNPGHLYHHERSKPVRDKVAYLVDVASRFDCAMRIGVNCGSIDPERASDFTGDSVSAMVASALEHAEILDGIGYRRYCVSLKDSDPAKVVDANRRFAEARPDVPLHLGVTEAGLPPDGIIKTRIAFEQLLSQGIGDTIRVSLTLPNPKKHEEVEVGRRILDDIAAGRFRSVPKFPDDRLNIISCPSCSRVENEDFVELARKVKEMTRYAKDHAITIAIMGCRVNGPGETDDADLGLWCAPRFVNLKRRQESLGAFSYEEILPRLKKELDSLIQERSAAT
- a CDS encoding PilZ domain-containing protein: MEKRGEARLRPDDAIKCTIEWDKGREEGLIHNISSRGALLEAKSDFGISRIKLILDFVGENLSLDAAIRWHAVSPQDETDHYGIVFRYLDDETRERLDRVIEQLSSPGSAEPRSAGS